A single region of the Cyclopterus lumpus isolate fCycLum1 chromosome 16, fCycLum1.pri, whole genome shotgun sequence genome encodes:
- the trim46a gene encoding tripartite motif-containing protein 46 isoform X2: MAEAELETFTSIMDALVRISSNMKSMEQELHCPVCDEMVKQPILLPCQHSVCLLCAVEVLVQKGYPPPDLPPEPNSPASTPNTRSPRQARRPTPRTPDRLERVLRTVCGTYPGRRRKDAAPPPMLFPCPSCQQDVELGERGLTDCLRNLTLERIVERYRHTLSLGSVAIMCGFCKPPQSLEASKGCADCKSNFCNECFKLYHPWGTPRAQHEHILPTNNFRPKVLMCTEHEQERLQWYCRDCQRLLCPLCKLRRVHHGHKVLPMAQAYQALKDKVTKEVNFVVANQETIQSQITQLEAAIKQMEANSAVALNQLTHCIRELGAAVAERQGALALALEGSRSKREDALSAQVSERRGLLEHNGLMAYTQELLKETDAPCFVQAARVTHSRLVKAIEHLQCFSLSADPSFGHFHLDTSKEVKLIHSLEFIQAPLAPVIDTQKTLAYDQLFLCWRLPQDSAPAWHFSVEYQRRAGGAAATWGGTRSPNAATAWLRLDEVRGTTAVVNRLQMDSVYVLRVRGCNKAGFGEYSEEVYLHTPPAPVLSFSLDSRWGLHADRLALGRGQTYARSVPGLSLLQVADRTLTSCHLTSDLLVADLAVTQGRHYWACSVEPSSYLVKVGVGQEAKLQEWFHLPQDMSSPRCDPDSGHDSGAEDGQDSPPYCFLTIGMGKILLPQGHGPTQSQGDSQSQRGVHSHSNMPHPHPHTAPLPPRLGVCLDCDKGLVTFYDAHSLRILWEGHMDCSAPVCPAFCFIGGGALQLQDLVANRSLEEPSPRRVTIQTRATNLSK; encoded by the exons ATGGCTGAAGCGGAGTTAGAAACATTCACCTCTATCATGGACGCGCTGGTTCGCATTAGT TCCAACATGAAGAGTATGGAACAGGAACTGCATTGCCCGGTGTGCGATGAGATGGTGAAGCAGCCCATCTTGCTGCCGTGCcagcacagtgtgtgtctacTGTGTGCGGTGGAGGTGTTGGTACAAAAAGGGTATCCTCCTCCAGACCTCCCTCCAGAGCCCAACTCGCCGGCCTCCACACCCAACACTCGCTCCCCACGACAGGCTCGAAGACCCACACCCAGGACCCCCGACCGCCTGGAACGGGTCCTCAGAACAG TGTGCGGGACATACCCAGGGCGGAGACGGAAGGACGCGGCCCCTCCCCCCATGTTGTTCCCGTGTCCTTCCTGTCAGCAGGATGTAGAGCTCGGAGAGAGAGGCCTGACAGACTGCCTCCGCAACCTCACACTGGAGCGGATTGTGGAGAG GTACAGGCACACCTTAAGCCTGGGCAGTGTGGCCATCATGTGTGGTTTCTGTAAGCCTCCCCAGTCTCTGGAGGCCTCGAAGGGCTGCGCTGATTGCAAGTCCAACTTCTGTAACGAGTGTTTCAAACTCTACCACCCCTGGGGAACCCCTCGAGCTCAGCACGAACATATTCTACCCACCAACAACTTTCGGCCCAAG GTCCTGATGTGCACTGAGCATGAGCAGGAGAGACTGCAGTGGTACTGCCGTGACTGCCAGAGGTTACTGTGCCCACTTTGTAAGCTCCGACGGGTCCACCATGGACACAAAGTGTTGCCTATGGCACAGGCCTACCAGGCCCTCAAG GACAAGGTTACCAAGGAGGTCAACTTTGTGGTGGCCAACCAGGAGACAATACAGAGTCAGATCACTCAACTGGAAGCTGCCATCAAACAGATGGAG gcGAACAGCGCAGTGGCTCTCAATCAGCTGACCCACTGTATCCGAGAGCTGGGAGCGGCTGTAGCGGAGCGTCAGGGGGCTCTTGCTCTGGCCCTGGAGGGATCCCGCAGCAAGAGGGAGGATGCCCTGTCTGCCCAGGTCTCAGAGAGGCGAGGCCTGCTGGAGCACAACGGCCTGATGGCCTACACACAGGAGCTGCTCAAGGAGACCGATGCACCCTGCTTCGTACAGGCTGCCAGAGTCACCCACAGCAG GCTCGTGAAGGCCATAGAACACCTccagtgtttctctctctcagctgaTCCCTCCTTCGGGCACTTTCACCTCGACACATCCAAAGAAGTCAAGCTCATCCACAGCTTGGAGTTCATACAAG CCCCACTGGCTCCAGTCATTGACACCCAGAAGACACTTGCGTATGACCAGCTGTTTCTGTGCTGGCGCCTCCCTCAGGACTCGGCCCCTGCTTGGCACTTCTCTGTTGAATACCAACGGCGGGCAGGAGGGGCTGCAGCCACTTGGGGCGGCACCAGATCCCCTAATGCCGCAACGGCATGGTTGCGTTTGGATGAAGTGAGAGGAACCACTGCTGTGGTTAATCGGCTGCAGATGGACAGCGTGTACGTGCTCAGGGTGAGAGGCTGCAACAAGGCCGGCTTTGGAGAGTACAGTGAAGAAGTTTACCTCCACACTCCACCAGCACCTG TGTTGAGTTTCTCCTTGGACTCACGCTGGGGGTTGCATGCTGACAGGCTGGCATTGGGTAGAGGCCAAACTTATGCTCGCAGTGTGCCAGGCCTCTCCCTCCTGCAGGTGGCCGATCGCACGCTCACTTCTTGccacttgacctctgacctacTGGTGGCCGACTTGGCTGTCACTCAAGGCAGACACTACTGGGCATGCTCTGTGGAGCCTAGTTCCTACCTGGTAAAG GTGGGAGTAGGACAGGAGGCTAAGCTGCAAGAGTGGTTTCACCTCCCCCAGGACATGTCCAGCCCTCG CTGCGACCCAGACAGTGGCCATGACAGTGGGGCAGAGGACGGCCAGGACTCTCCTCCCTACTGCTTCCTCACAATAGGCATGGGCAAGATCCTGCTTCCTCAAGGCCACGGTCCCACTCAGAGCCAGGGGGACAGCCAGAGCCAGAGGGGAGTGCACTCCCACAGCAACATGCCTCATCCTCACCCTCATACTGCTCCCCTGCCACCCCGGCTGGGAGTGTGTCTGGATTGTGACAAAGGACTTGTCACCTTCTACGATGCCCACTCGTTGCGGATCCTTTGGGAGGGACACATGGACTGTTCAGCTCCGGTGTGTCCGGCCTTCTGCTTCATTGGCGGAGGAGCCCTGCAGCTGCAGGACCTTGTGGCGAATCGGAGCCTCGAGGAGCCGTCACCACGGAGGGTAACTATCCAAACGCGTGCAACGAATCTCAGCAAATAA
- the trim46a gene encoding tripartite motif-containing protein 46 isoform X1, with the protein MAEAELETFTSIMDALVRISSNMKSMEQELHCPVCDEMVKQPILLPCQHSVCLLCAVEVLVQKGYPPPDLPPEPNSPASTPNTRSPRQARRPTPRTPDRLERVLRTGPSPSSSLLYTSVLLSVCGTYPGRRRKDAAPPPMLFPCPSCQQDVELGERGLTDCLRNLTLERIVERYRHTLSLGSVAIMCGFCKPPQSLEASKGCADCKSNFCNECFKLYHPWGTPRAQHEHILPTNNFRPKVLMCTEHEQERLQWYCRDCQRLLCPLCKLRRVHHGHKVLPMAQAYQALKDKVTKEVNFVVANQETIQSQITQLEAAIKQMEANSAVALNQLTHCIRELGAAVAERQGALALALEGSRSKREDALSAQVSERRGLLEHNGLMAYTQELLKETDAPCFVQAARVTHSRLVKAIEHLQCFSLSADPSFGHFHLDTSKEVKLIHSLEFIQAPLAPVIDTQKTLAYDQLFLCWRLPQDSAPAWHFSVEYQRRAGGAAATWGGTRSPNAATAWLRLDEVRGTTAVVNRLQMDSVYVLRVRGCNKAGFGEYSEEVYLHTPPAPVLSFSLDSRWGLHADRLALGRGQTYARSVPGLSLLQVADRTLTSCHLTSDLLVADLAVTQGRHYWACSVEPSSYLVKVGVGQEAKLQEWFHLPQDMSSPRCDPDSGHDSGAEDGQDSPPYCFLTIGMGKILLPQGHGPTQSQGDSQSQRGVHSHSNMPHPHPHTAPLPPRLGVCLDCDKGLVTFYDAHSLRILWEGHMDCSAPVCPAFCFIGGGALQLQDLVANRSLEEPSPRRVTIQTRATNLSK; encoded by the exons ATGGCTGAAGCGGAGTTAGAAACATTCACCTCTATCATGGACGCGCTGGTTCGCATTAGT TCCAACATGAAGAGTATGGAACAGGAACTGCATTGCCCGGTGTGCGATGAGATGGTGAAGCAGCCCATCTTGCTGCCGTGCcagcacagtgtgtgtctacTGTGTGCGGTGGAGGTGTTGGTACAAAAAGGGTATCCTCCTCCAGACCTCCCTCCAGAGCCCAACTCGCCGGCCTCCACACCCAACACTCGCTCCCCACGACAGGCTCGAAGACCCACACCCAGGACCCCCGACCGCCTGGAACGGGTCCTCAGAACAGG tccttctccttcgtCTTCCCTCCTTTACACCTCCGTCCTCCTCTCAGTGTGCGGGACATACCCAGGGCGGAGACGGAAGGACGCGGCCCCTCCCCCCATGTTGTTCCCGTGTCCTTCCTGTCAGCAGGATGTAGAGCTCGGAGAGAGAGGCCTGACAGACTGCCTCCGCAACCTCACACTGGAGCGGATTGTGGAGAG GTACAGGCACACCTTAAGCCTGGGCAGTGTGGCCATCATGTGTGGTTTCTGTAAGCCTCCCCAGTCTCTGGAGGCCTCGAAGGGCTGCGCTGATTGCAAGTCCAACTTCTGTAACGAGTGTTTCAAACTCTACCACCCCTGGGGAACCCCTCGAGCTCAGCACGAACATATTCTACCCACCAACAACTTTCGGCCCAAG GTCCTGATGTGCACTGAGCATGAGCAGGAGAGACTGCAGTGGTACTGCCGTGACTGCCAGAGGTTACTGTGCCCACTTTGTAAGCTCCGACGGGTCCACCATGGACACAAAGTGTTGCCTATGGCACAGGCCTACCAGGCCCTCAAG GACAAGGTTACCAAGGAGGTCAACTTTGTGGTGGCCAACCAGGAGACAATACAGAGTCAGATCACTCAACTGGAAGCTGCCATCAAACAGATGGAG gcGAACAGCGCAGTGGCTCTCAATCAGCTGACCCACTGTATCCGAGAGCTGGGAGCGGCTGTAGCGGAGCGTCAGGGGGCTCTTGCTCTGGCCCTGGAGGGATCCCGCAGCAAGAGGGAGGATGCCCTGTCTGCCCAGGTCTCAGAGAGGCGAGGCCTGCTGGAGCACAACGGCCTGATGGCCTACACACAGGAGCTGCTCAAGGAGACCGATGCACCCTGCTTCGTACAGGCTGCCAGAGTCACCCACAGCAG GCTCGTGAAGGCCATAGAACACCTccagtgtttctctctctcagctgaTCCCTCCTTCGGGCACTTTCACCTCGACACATCCAAAGAAGTCAAGCTCATCCACAGCTTGGAGTTCATACAAG CCCCACTGGCTCCAGTCATTGACACCCAGAAGACACTTGCGTATGACCAGCTGTTTCTGTGCTGGCGCCTCCCTCAGGACTCGGCCCCTGCTTGGCACTTCTCTGTTGAATACCAACGGCGGGCAGGAGGGGCTGCAGCCACTTGGGGCGGCACCAGATCCCCTAATGCCGCAACGGCATGGTTGCGTTTGGATGAAGTGAGAGGAACCACTGCTGTGGTTAATCGGCTGCAGATGGACAGCGTGTACGTGCTCAGGGTGAGAGGCTGCAACAAGGCCGGCTTTGGAGAGTACAGTGAAGAAGTTTACCTCCACACTCCACCAGCACCTG TGTTGAGTTTCTCCTTGGACTCACGCTGGGGGTTGCATGCTGACAGGCTGGCATTGGGTAGAGGCCAAACTTATGCTCGCAGTGTGCCAGGCCTCTCCCTCCTGCAGGTGGCCGATCGCACGCTCACTTCTTGccacttgacctctgacctacTGGTGGCCGACTTGGCTGTCACTCAAGGCAGACACTACTGGGCATGCTCTGTGGAGCCTAGTTCCTACCTGGTAAAG GTGGGAGTAGGACAGGAGGCTAAGCTGCAAGAGTGGTTTCACCTCCCCCAGGACATGTCCAGCCCTCG CTGCGACCCAGACAGTGGCCATGACAGTGGGGCAGAGGACGGCCAGGACTCTCCTCCCTACTGCTTCCTCACAATAGGCATGGGCAAGATCCTGCTTCCTCAAGGCCACGGTCCCACTCAGAGCCAGGGGGACAGCCAGAGCCAGAGGGGAGTGCACTCCCACAGCAACATGCCTCATCCTCACCCTCATACTGCTCCCCTGCCACCCCGGCTGGGAGTGTGTCTGGATTGTGACAAAGGACTTGTCACCTTCTACGATGCCCACTCGTTGCGGATCCTTTGGGAGGGACACATGGACTGTTCAGCTCCGGTGTGTCCGGCCTTCTGCTTCATTGGCGGAGGAGCCCTGCAGCTGCAGGACCTTGTGGCGAATCGGAGCCTCGAGGAGCCGTCACCACGGAGGGTAACTATCCAAACGCGTGCAACGAATCTCAGCAAATAA